From a single Mycolicibacterium mengxianglii genomic region:
- a CDS encoding DUF2306 domain-containing protein produces the protein MALLLTSVAVAVFFPSQYVNGTLDSLAQTDTGLASTYATRPGIVQVAFYLHIVFAGLALLIGGFQFSDKIRRYRWVHRWIGRTYVVTVVVGGASAFVMAFFSSSAFIGFFGFGTLAILWIWATYRGYRSARDRDFAEHQAWMIRSFALTYAAPTLRLWLIVLTVVQQPFGLDEAVVAANAYAPVAFLCWLPNIVIAEVIIRRRGLPSLIRTAPQPRTGAQIMSRL, from the coding sequence TTGGCACTGCTGCTGACGTCGGTGGCGGTGGCGGTGTTCTTCCCCAGCCAATACGTGAACGGCACCCTGGATTCGCTTGCTCAGACCGACACCGGCCTCGCCAGCACCTACGCCACTCGCCCGGGGATAGTCCAGGTTGCGTTCTACCTGCACATCGTGTTCGCCGGCCTGGCGCTGTTGATTGGTGGGTTTCAGTTCTCCGACAAAATTCGGCGGTATCGATGGGTTCACCGGTGGATCGGACGGACCTACGTCGTCACGGTCGTGGTGGGCGGTGCGTCGGCGTTCGTGATGGCATTCTTCAGTTCGTCGGCGTTCATTGGGTTCTTCGGGTTCGGCACGTTGGCCATTCTGTGGATATGGGCCACCTACCGCGGATATCGAAGCGCCCGTGATCGGGACTTCGCCGAGCATCAGGCATGGATGATCCGCAGCTTCGCCCTCACCTACGCCGCGCCGACCCTGCGTCTGTGGCTGATCGTCCTGACCGTCGTGCAACAACCGTTTGGGCTTGACGAGGCGGTGGTGGCCGCCAATGCCTATGCACCGGTGGCCTTCCTGTGTTGGCTACCGAACATCGTGATCGCCGAGGTCATCATCCGGCGGCGAGGTCTTCCGTCGCTGATCCGCACGGCACCGCAACCTCGAACCGGTGCTCAAATCATGTCTCGGCTATAA
- a CDS encoding TetR/AcrR family transcriptional regulator, whose amino-acid sequence MATRQRNARGEGSRLREDLLAGAQRILERTGSEDDVSLRAVAREVGVSAPSIYAHFPDGKAIVDALVQQTFEELSALLRQAWDDSPPTGRLHAVCLTYIRFGLDRPERYLTLFERRRSLERTAQLASAGHGLMYPNGAEAFGILVNAIDESGVDSDSPAEEDAALLWASLHGYVTLRSSTPGFRWFADEEHVCEALIRRATSSRPTP is encoded by the coding sequence ATGGCGACGCGTCAACGCAACGCCCGAGGTGAGGGCAGCAGACTGCGTGAGGATCTCCTTGCCGGCGCCCAGCGCATCCTGGAACGCACCGGCAGCGAAGACGACGTGAGCTTGCGCGCGGTGGCCCGAGAAGTTGGGGTGTCCGCGCCATCCATCTATGCGCATTTCCCGGATGGGAAGGCCATCGTCGACGCCCTGGTGCAACAGACGTTCGAGGAGTTATCGGCTCTCCTGCGACAGGCCTGGGACGACTCGCCGCCCACCGGTCGCCTCCACGCCGTCTGTTTGACATACATCCGGTTTGGCCTGGATCGGCCGGAGCGGTATCTCACGCTCTTCGAGCGTCGTAGAAGTCTGGAGCGGACCGCACAGCTCGCGAGCGCCGGGCATGGTCTCATGTACCCGAACGGCGCCGAAGCGTTCGGCATCCTCGTCAATGCGATCGACGAATCCGGAGTAGACAGCGACAGCCCCGCCGAAGAGGACGCCGCACTCCTGTGGGCGTCCCTGCACGGTTACGTGACACTGCGTTCGAGTACGCCCGGGTTCCGATGGTTCGCCGACGAGGAACACGTCTGCGAGGCCCTGATCAGACGAGCCACCTCGTCCCGGCCGACACCCTAA
- a CDS encoding SDR family NAD(P)-dependent oxidoreductase, producing the protein MRLANKVAVVTGASGGLGLAIAQRFATEGAHVYITGRHTDALEAARVSIQGHVTAVTADATSSRDLDNLVQVVRRESGHLDVVVANAGRIERMNVGDVTEDHFAQTFDLNARATLFTVQKALPLLRPGGSIILLGSVTAFKGDPGAGTYSAAKAAVRSYARTWAAEFGDRNLRVNVLSPGPIDTQIIDGQTEYFGRDQAELRAHMSTLVPMGRLGRPEEIANGALFLASDESSFMTGAELCIDGGMGQV; encoded by the coding sequence ATGCGTCTCGCGAACAAGGTAGCCGTCGTCACTGGCGCAAGTGGGGGCCTTGGTCTGGCGATAGCCCAACGATTTGCAACCGAAGGCGCACACGTCTACATCACGGGGCGACACACGGACGCGCTCGAAGCCGCGAGAGTTTCCATTCAGGGACACGTCACCGCAGTCACCGCGGACGCTACGTCCTCGCGTGATCTCGACAATCTGGTCCAGGTTGTCCGCCGGGAAAGCGGGCACCTCGATGTGGTCGTCGCTAACGCGGGACGCATTGAGCGCATGAACGTCGGGGACGTGACCGAGGACCACTTCGCCCAGACGTTCGACCTCAATGCCCGCGCCACGCTGTTCACCGTCCAGAAGGCCCTGCCGCTGCTACGACCGGGAGGCTCGATCATCTTGCTGGGCTCAGTCACGGCGTTCAAAGGCGATCCCGGTGCGGGCACTTACAGCGCGGCGAAGGCCGCCGTGCGGTCTTACGCGCGCACTTGGGCAGCAGAGTTCGGCGATCGAAATCTTCGCGTGAACGTGCTGAGCCCGGGACCGATCGACACCCAGATCATCGACGGACAGACCGAGTACTTCGGTCGAGACCAAGCAGAGCTCCGGGCCCACATGAGCACCCTTGTTCCGATGGGCCGCCTCGGACGTCCCGAGGAGATCGCTAACGGGGCGCTGTTTCTCGCGTCAGACGAAAGCAGCTTCATGACGGGAGCAGAACTCTGCATCGATGGCGGCATGGGCCAGGTCTAG
- a CDS encoding LLM class F420-dependent oxidoreductase, with the protein MSRPIRIAVQLWPGGAPDYQSWRSAVLHAEDIGTDIIFGYDHFHRPTFSEIVDGMPVLDEVQPDVNNFEGWTSLATWAEITNRPEIGLLVSGVAYRNPDLLADMARTVDHISGGRLILGVGSGWYEKDYTTYGYDFGTLKSRFDLLDAGLDRIAARLAVLTPAPVRKIPILIGGSGIKRTLPAVARHADIWHTYIGLDNFHNASARLDDLASAAGRAPADIERSVGWEGAASADAFLDAGATTFTTEIHPTDAGYDFSVLNEMLAWRKALQ; encoded by the coding sequence ATGAGTCGACCAATACGCATCGCAGTGCAACTGTGGCCCGGCGGGGCCCCGGACTACCAGAGCTGGCGCAGCGCGGTCCTGCATGCCGAAGACATCGGAACCGACATCATTTTCGGTTACGACCACTTCCATAGGCCTACCTTCAGCGAGATCGTCGACGGGATGCCCGTGCTCGACGAGGTCCAACCCGACGTGAACAACTTCGAAGGGTGGACCTCGCTGGCAACGTGGGCCGAAATTACCAACCGCCCCGAGATTGGGTTACTGGTCAGCGGTGTCGCGTATCGCAATCCTGACCTGCTGGCCGACATGGCCCGCACTGTTGATCACATCAGCGGCGGCCGACTGATCCTCGGCGTCGGCTCCGGCTGGTATGAAAAGGACTACACCACCTACGGTTACGACTTCGGCACCTTGAAGTCGCGTTTCGATCTGCTTGACGCCGGCTTGGATCGCATCGCGGCGCGCCTGGCGGTCCTTACGCCTGCACCGGTACGCAAGATTCCTATCCTGATCGGTGGATCCGGTATCAAGCGGACGCTGCCCGCGGTAGCTCGGCACGCCGACATCTGGCATACCTACATTGGTCTCGACAACTTCCACAATGCCAGCGCGCGCCTCGACGACCTCGCTTCCGCCGCTGGCCGCGCACCCGCCGACATCGAACGGTCAGTGGGCTGGGAAGGCGCCGCCAGTGCCGACGCCTTCCTCGACGCCGGTGCCACGACGTTCACCACCGAAATTCACCCGACCGATGCGGGCTATGACTTCTCGGTCCTTAACGAGATGCTCGCTTGGCGAAAAGCGCTGCAATGA
- a CDS encoding LysR family transcriptional regulator, with the protein MSLRQYEYALAVAEEGSMTAAAERLRVTQPSLSQQIGALEKHLGVQLFTRTPNGVTVTVAGRAFLAEAKIATTASRRAVMAARAADGELAGELIIAVHMGLGARQLPQALGQLRNRHPKLQVTLHEEPDPADMERLLRQGALDMILVHHVPAGCPFDVHRLGEEAFVAVVPKGHPLSFDVAPLRLEDLASEAWIRYRGASLLDDYLARLLASAGLRPHTVARASQISTAVRLVAQGLGVTVVPASAVPEGFEELARPLQPALTEPVLVGVRHNPGPAETAMLDQLNQQNWCGTGLLSRSALV; encoded by the coding sequence ATGAGCTTGCGTCAATACGAATACGCCCTGGCTGTCGCCGAGGAGGGCTCCATGACAGCGGCAGCGGAGCGCCTGCGAGTCACCCAGCCATCGCTGTCCCAGCAGATCGGCGCCCTAGAGAAGCACCTCGGGGTGCAGCTGTTCACCCGTACCCCGAACGGGGTGACGGTGACGGTAGCCGGCCGGGCCTTCCTGGCTGAGGCGAAGATCGCGACCACCGCATCCCGGCGCGCCGTCATGGCCGCCCGGGCCGCTGACGGGGAGCTGGCAGGCGAACTCATCATCGCCGTCCACATGGGGCTGGGAGCACGGCAGCTGCCGCAAGCCTTGGGACAGCTGCGCAACCGGCACCCGAAGTTGCAGGTAACGCTCCACGAGGAGCCCGATCCCGCGGACATGGAACGCCTGCTTCGCCAGGGGGCTCTCGACATGATCCTCGTACACCACGTCCCGGCGGGGTGCCCTTTCGACGTGCACCGGCTGGGCGAGGAAGCCTTCGTCGCCGTCGTACCGAAGGGGCACCCGCTTTCCTTCGACGTAGCCCCCCTGCGCCTGGAAGACCTGGCGTCAGAGGCGTGGATCCGGTACCGGGGCGCAAGCCTGCTCGACGACTACCTCGCCCGCCTACTCGCCAGCGCGGGCCTCAGACCGCACACGGTAGCCCGAGCGTCACAGATCTCCACCGCGGTGCGTCTCGTCGCGCAAGGCCTCGGTGTGACTGTGGTCCCAGCCTCGGCCGTCCCCGAAGGCTTCGAAGAACTGGCCCGTCCGCTACAGCCCGCCCTAACCGAGCCCGTCCTCGTCGGCGTGCGGCACAATCCAGGCCCGGCAGAGACCGCCATGCTCGACCAGCTCAACCAGCAGAACTGGTGCGGCACAGGCCTACTCTCTCGCTCAGCACTTGTTTGA
- a CDS encoding NAD-dependent epimerase/dehydratase family protein — MRVFITGGTGAIGSYAVPALIAEGHEVTAMARSQDKAEVLRRQGATPVGVSLFDSAELAAQFANHDAVINLASSLPPPARFMLRSAWSECERIRTRGSATVVDAALHAGIGRLVQESVVMIYRDGGDRVLDEDCPVEHYPIAAGNHAAEASAARMVDSGAAAVVLRFGLFYGPGAAHSEQIMRWARRHVAFQAGRQQGYMSSIHLADAARAVVAALECPSGVYNIVDDHPVTREQHAQAIMAAVGCGAFVTAPGRLALLLGDRATSLTRSLRVSNARFRDGTGWKPRYPSVWEGYRSMAVTLAARGSASCQ, encoded by the coding sequence ATGAGGGTGTTCATCACCGGAGGTACGGGAGCGATCGGCAGCTACGCCGTGCCGGCGTTGATAGCCGAAGGCCACGAGGTGACGGCCATGGCCCGAAGTCAGGACAAGGCCGAGGTGCTTCGTCGCCAAGGAGCGACGCCGGTGGGGGTGTCGCTGTTCGACAGCGCTGAACTGGCGGCGCAGTTCGCCAACCACGATGCGGTGATTAACCTAGCTTCGTCGTTGCCGCCACCGGCGCGGTTCATGCTCAGATCCGCGTGGTCGGAGTGTGAGCGGATCCGTACTCGGGGGTCCGCGACCGTCGTCGATGCCGCGTTGCACGCGGGCATCGGCCGGTTGGTGCAGGAATCGGTGGTGATGATCTATCGCGACGGAGGCGACCGGGTCCTAGACGAAGACTGTCCAGTAGAGCACTATCCGATCGCGGCGGGAAACCACGCCGCCGAAGCCAGCGCAGCTCGAATGGTGGACTCCGGTGCTGCGGCAGTGGTTTTACGCTTTGGTCTGTTCTACGGGCCGGGCGCGGCTCACAGTGAGCAGATTATGCGGTGGGCGCGACGGCACGTGGCCTTCCAGGCGGGCCGCCAGCAGGGCTACATGTCCTCGATCCATCTGGCCGACGCGGCCCGCGCTGTCGTGGCCGCGCTCGAATGCCCTTCGGGTGTCTACAACATCGTCGATGACCACCCGGTCACACGTGAACAACATGCCCAGGCCATCATGGCTGCAGTCGGATGCGGCGCCTTCGTCACCGCGCCGGGCCGCCTTGCCTTGCTGCTCGGGGACCGAGCGACCTCGCTGACCAGATCGTTGCGAGTGAGCAACGCGCGGTTTCGCGACGGCACCGGCTGGAAGCCTCGCTACCCGAGCGTGTGGGAGGGCTACCGCTCGATGGCCGTCACGCTCGCAGCACGAGGGTCCGCCTCCTGCCAGTGA
- a CDS encoding cytochrome P450, translating into MASRDLTVGRLPWDAADPYPFYAQRRLAGNVVWDCEIGAWLVLGYEAAKQILGGPGWTSNPQANPNAPRAIRALDPEMLRRNILTVDGADHHRLRGAVRDVFTRSFITGLTAGVEAIASETIDHIPAGAEFDFMADVALPIPIAVAAAWLGLDVDSSRLLGEESPAISRMLGDFVDPAAVEGGTAAFATLLTELLPLAADRRHHPGDDLLSFLGADPDLELDDVVTMALIIAVAGHETTANLLGAAIIRLLTPSSDGDRPVVTAETIDGRLCTELLRLDGPVQAVGRTATCDHIIDGVTIRATEAVLVVLAAGNRDPAVFSRPDRLQFHRAGPAPLAFGYGAHYCLGAALARLEMGVALQKVLSRRLSLSGSPVWRDTPAIRGPLTIPAVFS; encoded by the coding sequence ATGGCCAGCCGTGACCTCACGGTGGGGCGATTGCCCTGGGATGCGGCTGATCCCTACCCCTTTTACGCGCAGCGACGCCTGGCGGGAAACGTGGTGTGGGACTGTGAGATCGGTGCCTGGCTGGTACTCGGCTATGAGGCCGCCAAGCAGATCCTTGGTGGCCCCGGATGGACGAGCAATCCCCAAGCGAATCCGAACGCTCCGCGCGCCATCCGCGCTTTGGATCCAGAGATGCTGCGTCGCAACATATTGACCGTCGATGGCGCCGATCATCACCGCCTGCGTGGCGCTGTCCGCGATGTGTTCACTCGAAGCTTCATCACCGGACTCACCGCTGGTGTGGAGGCCATAGCCTCGGAAACGATTGATCACATCCCAGCTGGGGCGGAGTTCGACTTCATGGCTGATGTTGCGTTGCCGATCCCCATCGCGGTCGCCGCGGCGTGGTTGGGTTTGGACGTCGACTCGTCGCGACTGCTGGGTGAAGAATCGCCGGCCATCAGCAGGATGCTTGGCGATTTCGTCGACCCCGCTGCTGTCGAAGGCGGAACGGCTGCGTTCGCTACGTTGCTGACCGAACTACTCCCGTTGGCGGCCGACCGCCGCCACCATCCCGGCGACGATCTGCTCAGTTTCCTGGGCGCCGATCCAGATCTGGAACTCGACGACGTCGTCACCATGGCGCTCATCATCGCTGTGGCAGGACACGAAACCACCGCGAACCTACTGGGAGCGGCAATAATTCGACTGTTGACACCCAGCTCTGACGGAGACCGGCCGGTCGTCACAGCCGAGACCATCGACGGCCGACTATGCACCGAACTGCTCCGCCTCGACGGACCCGTGCAGGCTGTCGGACGCACGGCGACGTGCGACCACATCATCGATGGTGTCACCATCCGCGCGACCGAAGCCGTGCTCGTCGTTCTTGCCGCCGGCAATCGCGATCCAGCAGTCTTCAGCCGACCCGACCGACTCCAATTCCACAGAGCCGGACCCGCGCCACTGGCGTTCGGATATGGTGCGCACTACTGCCTCGGTGCAGCGCTGGCCCGCCTCGAAATGGGCGTCGCGTTGCAGAAGGTCCTTTCACGGCGACTCAGTCTGAGCGGCAGCCCCGTGTGGCGGGACACCCCTGCTATTCGGGGACCCCTGACGATTCCCGCCGTCTTTTCCTAG
- a CDS encoding ABC1 kinase family protein, giving the protein MPLAGFTARAVGGRLVAGLRETAGQGGAVDQFHERTAERYAELLGHSKGALMKVGQMMSMVDSRALGTGGFHPYQKAMTRLQASAPPMHPDLVRALISAELGSAAERFDEFTDEPVAAASIGQVHRAVLRDGRAVAVKIQYPGVAAAIRDDLANTELLATFLRFMQAASGMKADVRAVAREAAARISEEVDYRHEAATIATFSDLYHDHPFIRVPNVIPEMSGDRVLTMTYLDGMDWAAARHADQDLKNTWAETIIRFNQGSFRHANLLHADPHPGNFRFNTDGTVGFVDFGCVKVLPELERWRLVAMTRAVIEGRKDDYRGLMVQAGFLDAESDLAADEMYQWQSQGLYEICVADQPATYSPETTRRVLQTFFDVRDDEHPIGRMNTPDDYVFASRATFALNAVAAGLRATLPMRSIMDDLDNVIDPVTDLGKQHHAWVRGRGLPLALDHHGQP; this is encoded by the coding sequence ATGCCCTTGGCTGGATTCACCGCCCGCGCGGTCGGCGGACGGTTGGTCGCCGGCCTCCGGGAGACGGCGGGCCAGGGCGGCGCGGTCGATCAGTTTCACGAACGCACCGCCGAGCGCTACGCGGAGTTGCTCGGCCACTCCAAAGGCGCGCTGATGAAGGTCGGCCAGATGATGTCGATGGTCGACAGCCGAGCCCTGGGTACCGGCGGGTTCCACCCTTATCAGAAAGCCATGACCCGACTCCAGGCCAGCGCTCCGCCGATGCACCCGGACTTGGTGCGCGCACTCATCAGCGCCGAACTTGGCTCCGCCGCTGAACGATTCGATGAGTTCACCGATGAACCGGTGGCAGCCGCGTCGATCGGTCAGGTGCACCGTGCCGTCCTGCGTGACGGTCGTGCGGTCGCGGTCAAGATTCAGTATCCCGGTGTTGCTGCCGCCATTCGCGACGATCTGGCCAACACCGAGCTGCTGGCCACGTTTCTGCGCTTCATGCAGGCCGCGTCGGGCATGAAGGCAGACGTTCGTGCCGTCGCCCGTGAAGCGGCGGCACGAATCTCTGAAGAGGTGGACTATCGACATGAAGCGGCCACCATCGCGACCTTCAGCGACCTCTACCACGACCACCCGTTCATCCGCGTACCCAACGTCATCCCGGAGATGTCCGGTGATCGGGTGCTGACGATGACCTATCTGGACGGAATGGACTGGGCCGCTGCCCGACACGCCGACCAGGATCTGAAGAACACCTGGGCTGAGACCATCATCCGCTTCAACCAAGGCAGCTTTCGGCACGCGAACCTGCTGCACGCCGATCCCCATCCGGGCAACTTTCGCTTCAACACCGATGGCACCGTCGGCTTCGTGGACTTCGGTTGCGTGAAGGTGCTTCCCGAACTGGAGCGGTGGCGGCTCGTGGCCATGACGCGGGCGGTCATCGAGGGCCGCAAAGATGATTACCGCGGCCTCATGGTCCAAGCCGGTTTCCTGGACGCCGAGTCCGACCTTGCCGCTGACGAGATGTACCAGTGGCAGTCGCAGGGGCTATACGAGATCTGCGTAGCGGACCAGCCGGCGACCTACTCACCTGAGACGACGCGGCGGGTCCTGCAGACGTTCTTCGACGTGCGCGACGACGAGCATCCGATCGGCCGGATGAATACGCCGGATGACTACGTGTTCGCCAGCCGCGCAACGTTCGCGCTCAATGCCGTGGCCGCCGGCTTGCGCGCCACCCTGCCGATGCGAAGCATCATGGACGACCTGGACAACGTTATCGACCCCGTCACCGACCTCGGTAAACAACACCATGCCTGGGTGCGCGGTCGGGGCCTGCCATTAGCGCTGGACCACCATGGCCAGCCGTGA
- a CDS encoding TetR/AcrR family transcriptional regulator, producing MATPTRDRLLDEAMRLFSHKGFEATSVSQIEAAAGLAAGSGALYRHFKSKDALLAAGIDRQLDRRAAMADIRGLFAGLGDLHSELTVLGRYLLAVIDQETELLQIAARTPAGLSERLDTAHAALVNGLTAELQGWITTWAPQGGAEQTHLLAALGINSLLGERFAANRVRQLEAPLSEDRYLQEWTAVLTARVKSLSTESQST from the coding sequence ATGGCGACCCCAACCCGCGACCGATTACTCGATGAAGCGATGCGACTGTTCAGCCACAAGGGATTCGAAGCCACCAGCGTCTCCCAAATCGAAGCGGCCGCCGGGCTCGCTGCCGGCTCAGGTGCGCTCTACCGGCACTTCAAGTCCAAGGACGCGCTACTCGCCGCCGGTATCGACCGCCAACTCGACCGCCGCGCCGCCATGGCCGACATCCGTGGGCTGTTCGCCGGACTCGGCGATCTGCACAGTGAGTTGACCGTCCTCGGCCGCTACCTGCTTGCCGTGATCGATCAGGAAACCGAACTACTCCAGATCGCTGCGCGCACTCCTGCCGGGCTCTCCGAACGCCTCGACACTGCTCACGCCGCCCTGGTCAACGGCCTCACAGCCGAACTTCAGGGATGGATCACCACTTGGGCACCCCAGGGGGGCGCTGAGCAGACCCACCTCTTGGCAGCGCTCGGTATCAACAGCCTCCTCGGCGAGCGGTTCGCCGCGAATCGCGTCCGACAACTGGAAGCACCGCTATCGGAAGACCGTTACCTCCAAGAGTGGACAGCCGTGTTGACAGCACGGGTGAAATCGCTGAGCACCGAGAGCCAATCCACATGA